One window of Bos indicus isolate NIAB-ARS_2022 breed Sahiwal x Tharparkar chromosome 18, NIAB-ARS_B.indTharparkar_mat_pri_1.0, whole genome shotgun sequence genomic DNA carries:
- the HRC gene encoding sarcoplasmic reticulum histidine-rich calcium-binding protein: protein MGLCGPWLHTSVLWAAVASLLLPPAMTQQLRGAGPGPSNWDDHAGASGSSEDVSGKSDHHGGHGDENRDVSTDNGHHFRGHGDHGEEDEDVSRESQGHRYQGREVGDENISDEEEYPEHAQQAHGHRCHGNEDADDSAELGDHLPSHGSQSHQDEEEEEVVSSEHHQHHIVRQAHRGHREEEDEDEEEENVSPGYGQQVHRRQDRGEQKDGNGSEEHDRGHGPSHRHGGHKDDDDGGDAVSTEHRHQVHRHRDHGEEEEEEDDSEEHHHHHSPSHRHWGHEEEDDDEDDIVSTEHRHQVHRHRNHGEEEEEDDSEEHHHHHSPSNRHRGHEEEEDDHEDDIVSTEHRHQVHRHRDHGEEEEEAVSEEHPHHHSPSYRHRGHEEDDDEDEDDVVSTEHRHQVHRHRDHGEEEDEDDSEEHHHHHSPSHRHRGHEEEDDDEDDIVSTEHRHQVHRHRNHGEEEEEDDSEEHHHHHSPSHRHRGHEEEDDDEDDIVSTEHRHQVHRHQDHGEEEEEDDSEEHHHHHSPSHRHQGHEEEEDDEDEDDVVSTEHRHQVHRHRDHGEEEDEDDSEEHHHHHGGNKEDEDEDLSTEHWHQAPRHTHHGLGDEEEEEEKEEITVKFSHHVASPQPQGHKSAKEEDFPEDYKKAVPGHDHQGVPKEEDEDIPARLGHQAPSHRQQDHRDEGTGHRGSIKEEMSPQSPEHIGVKDRSHLRESDSEEDEEEKEEDHSSHEEANEGSEEGEDTRHGSLDDQEDEEDEEEGHGLSLSQEEEEEEKEEKRGERAKVWVPLNQDHQEEDKEEVGLEEDELPFTIIPNPLTRKEVSGGASSEEESGEDTGQQDAQEYGNYQPGSLCGYCSFCNRCTECENCHCDEENMGEHCDQCQHCQFCYLCPLVCETLCSPGSYVDYFSSSLYQALADMLETPEP from the exons ATGGGCCTCTGCGGGCCATGGCTGCACACTTCTGTCCTCTGGGCCGCAGTGGCTAGCCTGCTCCTCCCCCCCGCCATGACCCAGCAGCTGAGAGGGGCTGGACCCGGCCCCAGCAACTGGGACGACCATGCAGGAGCTTCGGGGTCCTCAGAAGATGTTTCCGGCAAGTCTGACCACCACGGAGGCCATGGAGATGAGAACAGGGATGTTTCCACAGACAATGGGCACCATTTCCGGGGCCACGGAGACCACGGAGAAGAGGATGAAGATGTCTCCAGAGAATCTCAAGGCCATAGGTACCAAGGCCGCGAGGTGGGAGATGAGAACATCTCTGACGAGGAGGAGTACCCCGAGCATGCTCAGCAGGCCCACGGACACAGATGCCACGGAAATGAAGATGCAGATGATTCAGCTGAGCTCGGGGACCACTTGCCCAGCCACGGGAGCCAGAGCCATCaagacgaggaggaggaggaagttgtGTCCAGTGAGCATCACCAACATCACATCGTCAGGCAGGCCCACCGAGGCCACAGAGAAGAGGAAGATGAAGACGAGGAAGAGGAGAATGTCTCCCCTGGGTATGGACAGCAGGTCCACAGACGCCAGGACCGCGGGGAGCAGAAGGACGGAAACGGCTCAGAGGAACACGACCGCGGCCATGGCCCCAGCCACAGACATGGGGGCCACAAAGATGACGATGATGGCGGTGATGCTGTCTCCACCGAGCACAGACATCAAGTCCACAGGCACCGAGAtcatggggaggaggaggaggaggaagatgactCAGAggaacatcaccaccaccacagcccCAGCCACAGACACTGGGGCCACGAAGAagaagatgatgatgaagatgatatTGTCTCCACTGAGCACAGACATCAAGTCCACAGGCACCGAAAtcatggggaggaggaggaggaagatgactCAGAggaacatcaccaccatcacagcCCCAGCAACAGACACCGGGGCCacgaagaagaagaagatgatcATGAAGACGATATTGTCTCCACTGAGCACAGACATCAAGTCCACAGACACCGAGAtcatggggaggaggaggaggaggctgtcTCAGAGGAACATCCCCACCATCACAGCCCCAGCTACAGACACCGGGGCCACGAagaagatgatgatgaagatgaagatgatgTTGTCTCCACCGAGCACAGACATCAAGTACACAGGCACCGAGAtcatggggaggaggaggatgaagatGACTCAGAggaacatcaccaccatcacagcCCCAGCCACAGACACCGGGGCCACGAAGAagaagatgatgatgaagatgatatTGTCTCCACTGAGCACAGACATCAAGTCCACAGGCACCGAAAtcatggggaggaggaggaggaagatgactCAGAggaacatcaccaccatcacagcCCCAGCCACAGACACCGGGGCCACGAAGAagaagatgatgatgaagatgatatTGTCTCCACTGAGCACAGACATCAAGTCCACAGGCACCAAGaccatggggaggaggaggaggaagatgactCAGAggaacatcaccaccatcacagcCCCAGCCATAGACACCAGGGCCacgaagaagaagaagatgatgaagatgaagatgatgTTGTCTCCACCGAGCACAGACATCAAGTCCACAGGCACCGAGAtcatggggaggaggaggatgaagatGACTCAGAggaacatcaccaccatcatggTGGCAACAAGGAAGACGAGGATGAGGATCTGTCCACGGAACACTGGCACCAGGCCCCCAGACATACCCACCATGGCCTtggagatgaggaggaggaggaggagaaagaggagatcACAGTCAAGTTCAGCCACCATGTTGCAAGCCCCCAACCCCAAGGCCACAAGAGCGCTAAGGAGGAGGACTTCCCAGAAGATTATAAAAAAGCAGTCCCTGGCCATGACCACCAAGGAGTCCCCAAGGAGGAAGATGAGGACATCCCTGCCAGGCTTGGCCACCAGGCTCCCAGCCACAGGCAGCAAGACCACAGAGATGAGGGGACTGGCCACAGAGGGTCCATCAAGGAAGAGATGAGCCCCCAGTCCCCAGAACATATCGGGGTGAAGGATAGAAGCCATTTAAGGGAGAGCGATTCTGAGGAGGacgaggaagagaaggaagaggatcaCAGCTCCCATGAAGAAGCCAACGAAGGTTCAGAAGAGGGAGAAGACACCCgccatggcagcctggatgaccaggaggatgaggaagatgaggaggaagGGCATGGCCTCAGCCtgagccaggaggaggaggaagaggagaaggaggaaaagagaggagagagagctaAGGTTTGGGTCCCACTGAACCAAGACCACCAGGAGGAAGACAAAGAGGAGGTGGGGCTCGAAGAAGATGAACTCCCCTTCACCATCATCCCCAACCCGCTGACCCGGAAGGAGGTGTCTGGAGGTGCCTCCAGTGAGGAGGAGAGTGGCGAGGACACGG GTCAGCAGGATGCCCAGGAGTATGGGAACTACCAGCCAGGGTCCCTGTGTGGCTACTGCTCCTTCTGCAAT CGATGCACTGAATGTGAGAACTGTCACTGTGACGAGGAGAACATGGGAGAGCATTGCGACCAATGCCAG CACTGTCAGTTCTGCTACCTCTGCCCGCTGGTCTGCGAAACTCTCTGCTCCCCGG GAAGCTACGTCGACTATTTCTCCTCGTCCCTGTACCA AGCCCTGGCAGACATGCTGGAAACTCCGGAACCCTGA